The Intrasporangium calvum DSM 43043 sequence CACCATCACGATCTCGGGTACGGCTGCTGGCGAGCCATTCAAGACAACTCAAACCGTGAATTTCGGAGAAGTTGCCGCAGTGATGACACCAGCCGCGCCGCCGCCGGCTGGCCCCGCTGGAGCGGCTCTACCACCCCTGCACGCTCTTACGATGCAGGCGTCGTTGATGCCGTGGATCGCGGCCGGCACCATCGGGGTGGCCATCCTGCTCCTTGCCATCGGTATCCTGACGCCTAGCTTTGCGACCCGGCGTGAGCAACGACTTGCTTCGCTCGAAAGCTACATGGGGCAGACGAGAGTCGCGTCTCGATCGGAGGGCAAGCACCATTCCGCGCCCATTGCGGAGCAGCTCGTCAACTTTGGCGAGCGCGCTATGAAGGGCCGCTCGTCAACTGCGCGAACGATGGAGCTGATCAACCGGGCCGATCTGCCGCTTCGACCGGGTGAATGGTGGGTCCTCCGCAGCGTGGCTGTGCTGAGCGGCGTAGCGATCGGCATGCTGCTGTTCGGTGGATCGGCCTTGCTCGGTGCTGCTCTGGGATTCATGCTCGGCTACTTCCTTCCAGCTTTCGTGCTTCGCTTCCTCGCGGCGCGGCGGGCGGCAGCATTCGAGCGCCTCCTGCCGCAGTCCCTGATGCTTGTCTCGACGAGTCTGCGGAGCGGTTTTGGACTGCCCCAGGCCCTTGACTCGATCGCCAAAGACGCCCCAGATCCCCTCGCAAAGGAATTCTCTAGAGGCCTGGCAGAGACCAGGATCGGCACCGACATCGCCGATGCCTTGGAACGCATGGCGGACCGCATGGGCAGCAGGTCGATGCGGATGGCAGTGATGGCGATCCGCATCCAGCGAGAGGTGGGCGGCAACCTCGCCGAGACCCTGGAGACCACGGCGAGAACCCTCCGTGAGCGGGAGTCCCTCCATCGCCAAGTGCGAGCCCTTTCTGCTGAGGGCCGTCTGTCTGCCTACATCCTGATCGCTCTCCCGATCGGCCTCTTCTTCTACATGATGTGGGTCAATTATGGCTACATCTCGCTGCTCTGGACCCACCCGTTGGGCCTGATGATGCTCGTTGGAGGAATCGTTCTTCTCATTGGAGGAATCTTCTGGATGCGGCAAGTCGTAAAGATCGAGGTGTGACGTGGCGAGTGTTTACATCGGCGTCGGCTTGATCGCCGTCGCAGTCTTCGGCCTTGTGCTGGCTCTCAGCTTCGGCTCAGGCGGACCAACCGGGGTGGCTAAGTCTTTGGCCATGATCGAGGGAGTCGTCACCCAGCGCTCCGCCGTCAAGACCGAGCTTGATGCGAAAGACCGCCTGGTCGAGCCGATCTTCAACCGGGCGCAACGGATCGCCACGGTCCTCTCGCCACAAGGGACGAGCGATCGGCTGGCTCGTGGGCTCGAGCGGGCGGGCAACCCCTCGCCCTGGACTGCCGAACGCGTCATGGGAGCTAAGGGCGTCGCATTGCTCATAGGCCTGCTGCTAGGTGTGGCTTATGGCGGATTTTCCCTGAGAGGCTTCGTCTTTGCACTGGGGTTCGGTGGAGCGGCGTTCTGGCTGCCCAATCTTCTCGTGTACAACGCCGCTTTGCGGCGGCAGGAGCAGGTGGCCACCGGCTTGGCAGAGGCGCTGGACATGCTCACGGTCTGTGTGGAGGCCGGTCAAGGCTTTGACGCCGCGCTCGTCCAGGTTGCCAGGTCGACTGATGGGCCGATCTCCGGCGAATTCGCGCGCGTCCTGTCCGAGGTCCAGATCGGCAAGTCGCGTTCTGAGGCCTTCGCCGGCTTGGGTGACCGCGTGTCCCTATCAGACGTCAAGAACTTCGTGTCGGCCATCATCCAAGCAGACAAGCTGGGCATCCCGATCGCGTCTGTGCTTCGCGAGCAGACGGCTGCGATGCGTCTCTCACGTCGTCAGAGGGCGGAGGAGAAGGCGCAGAAAGTCACGGTGAAGATCCTCTTTCCCCTGCTGCTGTGCATCTTCCCAGCGATGTTCGTTGTGATTCTCGGGCCCGGTATCATTCGAATGATCACTACACTCTTTGGCGGCAACCTCTTGTAAAGAGTTGGCCATTCAGCCGACCGGAAGCGGCCCGCAGAACCGTCCGGACTGCAGGGTAACAAGGGGCCGCGCCGACGGTCGCACCGCATGCCGCTGGGCTCGGTTACAGGGCCAAGCCGGCGGTGAGGAGGCGGCGGGCCAGGTCGAGGCCGAGGGTCGAGACAGGAGCCTCGCCCTGCGCGAGCAGCGTCTCTATCGCAGGCCGCTCGTCGGCAGTGACGGTCAGGGACCCGGCCCGGCTCTGGACCACTGCACCGCCGTCCGGACCGTCGATGACCTCCGGCCGGACGAAGCCGCGCAGCCGGATCACGTCGTCGGGGCCGAGCTGCAGGGCCCGACGTGCCTGTGCCACCGGGCTGAGAGGACCGGGTCTGGCCGCCGCACGGGCCTGCCGTCCGAGCCGGGCGGCGACGCGGTCGGGATCGATGCCCTCGACCAGGCCGGCGAGCACCTCACGCAGGCGGGTGACCTCGTCCGCAACGCCAGCCGGATTGCCCACGTCCACGCCGAGCGGCAGGGGAGCGCGCTCCGACTCGGCGTCCACGAGAGCGTGCATCGCCTCGGCGACCAGAGCCTCGGCCAGGTGCGCCCGCGTCCAGGTGTGCACGCCGAGCGTGAGGTGGGCGCTCACCTCCTCCGTGGCCGTGGCGGAGTGCAGGAAGCCGCGGGGCAGGTAGAGGCAGTCGCCGGCCCGCAGCGTGACGTCGAGCAGCGGAGGCTCAGCAGCAGCCTGACCCACCCGCTCGCGATACGCGGTCCACGGCTGGTCCCGCGTGGGCCAGAGGTGGACGGGCAGCCTGATCCGCCAGTGTTTCTCGCCCGCGACCTGCAGGACGAACACGTCGTGCACGTCGTAGTGGTCGTTGAAGCCCTGGCTCTGTCGCGGTGTCACATAGGCATTGGCCTGAACGGGGTGCCCGAGGTCCTCGGCCAGCGCTGCGACGAAGTCGCTGACCGGTGCCCAGGTGCGGTGCAGGCCCTGGAGGACGATGGTCGCACCGTCGGCGAAGAGCCGGAGCAGCTTGTCGTCACTGACCTGGTCGGCGATCCCGGCCCCGACGCCCCCACCCGCGGTGAAGGCCGAGTCCGGCAGGGTCTGCCCGTTCTTCGCCACCCGGACGAACGGAGTCCGCAGCCCGCGCCGCGACACGAGCTCGTCGACCGCCTCCAGGGAGAAGAGGTCCTCGAACCCTCCGGCGAGGTCGGCCCCGAGCGACACGAGCGGCTGTCGGCCCCAGTGGTCAGAGGCGAACTCGTCGACCGGGACCGAGACGAGCCGCGGCAGGGCCGAAGGTCGACGCGTCGGCGCCGACCCCCGGCTCTGCGTGGTCAGGGACATTCAGCGCCCGGCACCTTCGTCCGCCCCGCCGTCAGCGCCACCATCGGCCCCGCCGTCGTGCGAGCTCGTGTCCGCGCCGCCGTCGGCCGGGCCCTCGGAGCCGCCGGCCCCACCGTCCGCTCCGCCGTCGACCGCGGTGGCGTCGGCTCCGCCGTCGGCCGGGCCCTCGCCCTGCTCCGACATCGAGCCGGTCGGGCCGGCGCTCATGCCGGCGTTGTCGACGCTGCCCGAGTCGACGCCTCCGAGGCCCTGCGAGTCCGTTCCGGTGTCCGCCCGGCTGCCCATCCCCGTCGTCTCGTCCGTCTCGCCCGAGGTCATGTCGTTCGTGTCACTCATGGGTGGAGCTCCTCTCGTCGAGCGGGCACCTCGTCGTGCCCGTCCAACGGAGGAGTACCCACGCCCCGACCCCCTACGTCAACGCGGCGGTAAGAAACTGCGGTCGAGCCGTCATGAAATGGGTACTCGTTCGTCTACAAGGCAGTGGCCGCCCCCGTTGACCCCCGAATGCGGGGGCGGTCACCCGCCTTCTCCCCCCTCCACGTCAACCGAGAGAGCGAGCCATGGACGTCCTGATGCTGACCACCCCGATCGTCGTCATGGTCGGACTCCTCGCCCTCATGCAACGCATCGAGGGACACATGACCGAGCACGCCCCTGTCCGGATCACCACCGAGGACGCCCCGCGTCCGATGACCCGCGCCGACGTGGTGGCCCCCCGCACCGAGACGTCCCGGTTCCTGGCCGGCGCCCCGTTCGCGGTGCTCGTCACGACCGCCGTTCTC is a genomic window containing:
- a CDS encoding type II secretion system F family protein, which produces MTRSLRRLWIGLAALLLLLFLARPAAAASIDAVMSDVKSSSGTVTGVLTVRSANPVQVDPGSVKASVDGVIVKSFVSEMTHTKRTAMLVIDTSGSMGTDGMATVRAATRAYLKEAPEDVLIGVVTFANTAGVDLKPTVDRAAAQRVVNGLDARGDTSLYAAVRSAARAMPGDGDRSMVLLSDGADTVSDDRQGDLAEANRELKRRGVRVDVVRFNTDDPDAVVALRSFASASGGSVIPATNASDVGAAFKSAARALRSQAQFTLTPSSPLQGNHTITISGTAAGEPFKTTQTVNFGEVAAVMTPAAPPPAGPAGAALPPLHALTMQASLMPWIAAGTIGVAILLLAIGILTPSFATRREQRLASLESYMGQTRVASRSEGKHHSAPIAEQLVNFGERAMKGRSSTARTMELINRADLPLRPGEWWVLRSVAVLSGVAIGMLLFGGSALLGAALGFMLGYFLPAFVLRFLAARRAAAFERLLPQSLMLVSTSLRSGFGLPQALDSIAKDAPDPLAKEFSRGLAETRIGTDIADALERMADRMGSRSMRMAVMAIRIQREVGGNLAETLETTARTLRERESLHRQVRALSAEGRLSAYILIALPIGLFFYMMWVNYGYISLLWTHPLGLMMLVGGIVLLIGGIFWMRQVVKIEV
- a CDS encoding type II secretion system F family protein: MASVYIGVGLIAVAVFGLVLALSFGSGGPTGVAKSLAMIEGVVTQRSAVKTELDAKDRLVEPIFNRAQRIATVLSPQGTSDRLARGLERAGNPSPWTAERVMGAKGVALLIGLLLGVAYGGFSLRGFVFALGFGGAAFWLPNLLVYNAALRRQEQVATGLAEALDMLTVCVEAGQGFDAALVQVARSTDGPISGEFARVLSEVQIGKSRSEAFAGLGDRVSLSDVKNFVSAIIQADKLGIPIASVLREQTAAMRLSRRQRAEEKAQKVTVKILFPLLLCIFPAMFVVILGPGIIRMITTLFGGNLL
- a CDS encoding cupin domain-containing protein, coding for MSLTTQSRGSAPTRRPSALPRLVSVPVDEFASDHWGRQPLVSLGADLAGGFEDLFSLEAVDELVSRRGLRTPFVRVAKNGQTLPDSAFTAGGGVGAGIADQVSDDKLLRLFADGATIVLQGLHRTWAPVSDFVAALAEDLGHPVQANAYVTPRQSQGFNDHYDVHDVFVLQVAGEKHWRIRLPVHLWPTRDQPWTAYRERVGQAAAEPPLLDVTLRAGDCLYLPRGFLHSATATEEVSAHLTLGVHTWTRAHLAEALVAEAMHALVDAESERAPLPLGVDVGNPAGVADEVTRLREVLAGLVEGIDPDRVAARLGRQARAAARPGPLSPVAQARRALQLGPDDVIRLRGFVRPEVIDGPDGGAVVQSRAGSLTVTADERPAIETLLAQGEAPVSTLGLDLARRLLTAGLAL